In Papaver somniferum cultivar HN1 chromosome 9, ASM357369v1, whole genome shotgun sequence, the genomic stretch GGATAAAAATTCCGCCTTACCTTGACCACCACTATGCCTACATCTTTTCACAGCTATCATCGATCCTGTTTCGGGCATTACACCTTTATAGACAGTTCCAAATGCACCATGCCCGATAATTCTCGACGAATTGAAGCAATTTGTGGCAGATTTCAAGTCTTTGTAACTGAACTCTTTTGGGGTTTTGACAATCTCCAGAGATATAGAATCTGCTGCTTTCTCCCTGAATTTAATTCTTTTCGTCACTACCCAAATCAGTAAACAAGCAACCATTATAAGAAACAATACCCCAATAGTTATAACCCCTGCAATCAGCATGGATTTGGTTCTCAAGGAAGAATTACCAATGTTACCCGGGTTTTTGTAGCTTGGAACAGAACCACCACTTGTAGGAGCTACCGAAATAGCAGACGACGGCGCCGTGGAGCTGGTAACGTTACCAACATGATCACCACCAGCTGAAGGTGACGACGGGGCTACCGCAGACTCCGAAAACGTATCAAAAGAAGATTTAAAACTCCACCATTCAATATTATGAACCTCAGTACTACCTTGAGTGGAAGCAGAAAACCCCACGAACATATAATCTTCCACAAACCGATTCAAATCAACAGGAAACGAAAAAAGAGGTGTTTTAGGCCGGATATTGGAATATGAAACCGATACATTAAGAAGACGAGCAAGACCATCATAATCAATCCATGAATTCACGCTGTTACCACTCTTGAGATGAATTCCGACAGTATCTAAATCAACAACTTTAGCTGAAATTAAACTATTCAGATCTAAACCAACATGATTTCCATTAACATCCTCAAATTGCAAATCCATTAACGTATCAAATTCAACTCCAACAAACCCCCCTTTGTCATCAGAAGTATCATCCTCTAACCCCAGAAACCCACCAGATTTTCCGGTGGTTTCATCACCAGATGAGATCATAAAAGCAAGTCCAGCACCAACTGAAGATGGGTTTAGATTAGTAATTGAGAAAGTAAAGAAAGTTGAAAAGGAAGTAAGAATCTGCTGAGTTCCTCCTTGTTTTTTTCGAAATCTGATTGGTTTACTGTAAAGAAGTCTACCTGAACCTGAATTTGGAACGGAAAGATCACGTGTTAATCTTACAGTTCCATTGTTTAAATGAGCATCTCCCAATAACTTTAAACTTTTTAGACTTAAGTTCCCAAAATCAAATTCTGTCTTCTCACCATCTACTATGAAGAACAAAACCAGTAACAGTAAGATTGAATACTTCACCATTGTTAAATTTTTGAAGAACCCATGTTTAGATTTCAATTTGGGTTTTTGAGGTTGATGAAGAAAGTATCAGTTAATCAATGAAGAGAGATGGGTAATGAAGAGGAATAGAAAGTGGGAACGGAGTGTGAACAATGGTACAGACACTGTGATTGGAAAAAGTTAGACTTTTGATGTCGGAACTACGTGTGCTAGTTCCTAACGGCTATGTTTTGATAGGTACAGAAAGAAACAGGAAAGAATCTAGTATTTTTCCGTTAATTTGGTCGTGGTGTAATAACGTTGACTGACAACGTACAGCCGTTGGAAATTGGAAAGATATTAATGAAGAGACATTATACTAATTATCATCCGTCTTAATTACATTTATTGAACTAAAACAAGATTAATAAAATGTTTtcaagataacaaaacccaaaAGATTATGAATCTATGATTCGTTTTTTCTAATGTTTTGTACAGTCACGAACAACGAGAGAAGAAGAGGATTTATTAAACAAAGGGGGTTTGAAATTGAAAGTAGAATCAAATGTGatgattaaaaataaaaagagaatcaaatatttttttaattcattGGTGTGATGATTAAGGTGTAATTATTTGGTTGGCTTCTAAGCCCTTTGTATTAAAGTTAAGCCACttgcattttatttttcattttgaagCATAACATTTGGTGAGTATAATAAATACACACTAATTGTGGGTGAATTAGCCCAAATAATCAACTCTCTAACCTCTATAGTACACATCTGAAATGACAATGGTCGACCAATAGTCGCCCGACTCGCCCCAATGAAATACTGTTTCAAACTTTGGATACACATTATTGCTGTCAAAATTCACATGTATTGTTTGTAGGATTTCCGTGTGAGAGGAATTCTCTTCACCACCCCAATTTTCTTTTGATGCTAAAAATGATTTATAGATTAGAAACAAACATTACGGAAATCTTTTTCCACTACATCAGAGATGTCAGTGGTACATTTTTCACAAAACTGAAAGCTTAAAGTATCATCTCGAGCATTTTTAGCAAAACTGAATGAGCTACAATTTTACTAAGCTTGTGTACGGACTTGCAAAACCAAAAGTTTCTATCcttaaatttatttttgatttgcaAATAATTTCTTGATTAAACCCGTGAACCTGCAACTCTTCTTCATTAAGAGATCGAGCTATATTTTCTACCCTAAAGATTACTTTACTGTAATTTAGTTCCTCCATCCATTCCACGGCCTTTTCAAGAGCTTTACATTCAAAATATTCATCTCCATATTCCTCTGCTACCTCCTCATCCAGTTGAGCTCCTTGTACTCCTATGCATTGTCCTGCAAAATTTCTTATAATCAGTCCAATGCTCCCTTTTTTTATTAATTGGTACATAAGAACCATCAATATTGATTTTCACATAGTCTACATCTGGTGGTAACCATTCTTTCACCTGCAAGTTAACTGAATTGTTATCACAATTTCTATCAATTATTTTATCGCATTGTTGAAGTAGATGATTGATTCTGATAATGGTTCATTGCTGATCGGGCTTAGAGTTTTGAAAAATGAGAGAGCATCTATGTTTCCATATGTACCATGCAGTACACATGAACCTGTAGAGAAGTTTCTCATCCCTATGATTTATAGAAAGGATATTCTGATCATTAGAGTGAAACCAACTTATAACCCAGCTGCTGAACTCGGTAAATTGCTCTGAAACACTAAGAATATTGATATTCATACCAATCCAAATGAATCTCATATAACTGCAATAAAAAAACAAATGGTTAAGAGTTACAACACTATTATTACAAAAGCAACTATGTGTCTCTATGTCAGGATTGTATCTGGCAAGGAAACTCCTAACAAGTATAATTATTTTGATGTATTTCCAAATAAATAATTGCACTCTATGAGGCACTTTAGCTTTCCAATAATATTTCCGCACATCCTGGAAACCTGATCATTAGCAATATATTTTGTTAACTGTATCGGAACATATTGCATTATAagcatttttaacagaaaatttttccTTTCTATCTAGCTTCCATATAAGACAATTTTCACCTGTTGATGGGATATTCATGTTAAGTATCAAAGTTGCACATTCTTGTGAAAAGAGAGagttaatcacatcaacattccaATCTCCAGTTCCAGGCATAAACAAATTAAATCACAAACAAAATCATAAGTCTCATAACTAGATGCACCAGTAACTTGAACGAATGGCTGGGTTATCTAATCCTATAACCGAACAATCTAGCCATATACTAGCTTTTATGCCACATCTAATTCTACACATAGAATATATTTGAACCAcctcaagaccagaataaaaacTTCTCCAAATCCAGGAGCAATCATCTTTGACTTTGTTCAAATGAAGAAAATTACCATTTCTAGAGTACTTAGCTTTTAGAATTTTAAAACAAAGAGAATCCTCACCACTACAAGCTTTCCAAGCCTGTTTAGCTAACAAGGCAGTATTAAAATTATCTAGATTTCAAAATCCTAATCCACCTAGAGATTTAGGAATGCTAAGCTTGTCCCAAACTATAGGATTTATACCTCTATTTTTCTTATGATTCCACCAAAAGTGTCTTTGTATATAACCCAACTGAGCCATATAGTATCTTTAGATATCCTAAAACTTCACATTTGATGAGTAGGAagagctgaaaaagcgggggtacaacaaccacacccaatatttcgcttagcaatctgtatggacaaactccaatatacttttaagagaatcaacaagactcaatctataaaaagtatatcaaagagttagatctctctttctc encodes the following:
- the LOC113307555 gene encoding L-type lectin-domain containing receptor kinase VIII.1-like, giving the protein MVKYSILLLLVLFFIVDGEKTEFDFGNLSLKSLKLLGDAHLNNGTVRLTRDLSVPNSGSGRLLYSKPIRFRKKQGGTQQILTSFSTFFTFSITNLNPSSVGAGLAFMISSGDETTGKSGGFLGLEDDTSDDKGGFVGVEFDTLMDLQFEDVNGNHVGLDLNSLISAKVVDLDTVGIHLKSGNSVNSWIDYDGLARLLNVSVSYSNIRPKTPLFSFPVDLNRFVEDYMFVGFSASTQGSTEVHNIEWWSFKSSFDTFSESAVAPSSPSAGGDHVGNVTSSTAPSSAISVAPTSGGSVPSYKNPGNIVTKRIKFREKAADSISLEIVKTPKEFSYKDLKSATNCFNSSRIIGHGAFGTVYKGVMPETGSMIAVKRCRHSGGQGKAEFLSELSIIGTLRHRNLVTLQGWCHEKGEILLVYDFMPNGSLDKALFEAKFPLPWPSRKRVLMGVASALAYLHEECESQVIHRDIKASNIMLDEFFNARVGDFGLAKQIEHDKSPDATIAAGTMGYLAPEYLLTGRATDKTDVFSYGAVVLEVITGRRPIERDVGKIGGVGGSTSLVEFVWNLHREGRLLEAVDARIRGEFDEEEMLKVLLIGLNCSNPDPVARPTMRCVVQMFLGEAQVPIVPKTKPSLCFSTTHLLLSLQDSVSDCNEMITISTSSSSDNSFHGGGNYIL